In Triticum urartu cultivar G1812 chromosome 6, Tu2.1, whole genome shotgun sequence, the following proteins share a genomic window:
- the LOC125512582 gene encoding uncharacterized protein LOC125512582: MAPSASHLVDELLEEIFLRLPTPAALARASTTSPRFRRIITDRSFLRRFRKLHPPPLLGFADERAGFHPAEAPHSSAPLARALADTADFTYSFVPKPSNDHSWRPCNVRDGRVLLESSRYGTFRELAVCDPLSRRYVLLPPMPEHMSVQEQRPWEFRSILAPIAEEDEDETSFKVICFADYETKLDVFVFSSVTRQWCIAASPSWISLGADRPWGLRVVFGGSRGFSCFDYVRGCFYSASPWKDRLLVLDTRTMEISTVNDRTGYHMQLRWLPGQAEGVSARDNGLGRLRPAQVRSLPAIVVGREGALEMFSLVGDHSPNGSFHLYHTAQDTNSESPKEWQLENIIQLPGQYDYFTLGAAEGFLFLGATSEDQLDIDEDSPVWLSKTDWDVDYFSLDVKTSELAKVCRRRREFFHYEDVYWYFGFPPSLSKPSI; the protein is encoded by the coding sequence ATGGCCCCTTCGGCGTCACACCTCGTCGACGAGCTCCTGGAGGAGATCTTCCTCCGACTGCCCACCCCGGCCGCGCTCGCACGCGCCTCAACCACCTCCCCCCGCTTCCGCCGCATCATCACCGACCGCTCCTTCCTCCGCCGCTTCCGCAAActccacccgccgccgctccTCGGGTTCGCCGACGAACGTGCAGGCTTCCACCCCGCCGAGGCGCCCCATTCCTCCGCGCCGCTCGCCCGTGCCCTCGCCGACACCGCTGATTTCACCTACTCCTTCGTCCCCAAGCCCAGTAATGACCACTCCTGGCGTCCCTGCAACGTCCGCGACGGCCGCGTCCTCCTCGAGAGCAGCCGATACGGGACCTTCAGAGAGCTCGCGGTGTGCGATCCGTTGTCACGGCGCTACGTGCTGCTTCCGCCCATGCCCGAGCACATGTCAGTCCAGGAACAGCGCCCTTGGGAATTCAGGTCCATCCTGGCTCCCATTGCCGAGGAGGATGAGGATGAGACGTCGTTCAAGGTGATATGCTTTGCGGACTATGAAACCAAGCTGGATGTGTTTGTCTTCTCTTCAGTCACACGCCAGTGGTGCATTGCTGCATCTCCCAGCTGGATTTCTTTGGGCGCGGACCGCCCATGGGGGCTGCGCGTGGTGTTTGGGGGATCCCGTGGCTTCTCCTGTTTTGACTATGTACGTGGCTGCTTCTACTCGGCGTCGCCATGGAAAGACAGGTTGCTCGTGCTGGACACGCGGACAATGGAGATTTCCACTGTCAATGATCGCACTGGCTACCATATGCAGCTCAGATGGCTCCCTGGCCAGGCAGAAGGAGTTTCTGCCAGAGACAATGGGCTGGGCAGACTCCGCCCTGCTCAAGTAAGAAGTCTGCCTGCCATTGTAGTGGGTAGAGAAGGAGCACTTGAGATGTTTTCTCTTGTCGGGGATCACAGTCCAAATGGATCGTTTCATCTCTATCACACAGCTCAGGATACTAACAGTGAATCTCCCAAGGAATGGCAGCTGGAGAACATTATACAGTTGCCTGGCCAGTATGATTATTTCACCTTGGGCGCGGCTGAGGGATTCTTATTCCTTGGAGCCACTTCAGAAGACCAGTTGGATATTGATGAAGACTCACCAGTGTGGTTGTCGAAGACTGACTGGGATGTAGATTATTTTTCGCTGGATGTCAAGACTTCTGAACTTGCAAAGGTTTGTAGGAGGAGGAGGGAATTCTTCCACTATGAAGATGTTTACTGGTACTTTGGCTTCCCTCCATCTTTGTCAAAACCGAGTATATGA
- the LOC125512581 gene encoding kinesin-like protein KIN-7A, protein MSTSRPPTPSTPASKIQRTPMVTPGGSSRAQEEKILVTVRVRPLSKRELAMKDQKVAWECADSQTILYTGPSQDRAAPTSYTFDKVFGPACQTDLVYEDGAKDVAMSALTGINATIFAYGQTSSGKTFTMRGVTESAVRDIYKHIENNPEREFIIKISAMEIYNENVKDLLRPDSGPLRLLDDPEKGTIVEKLDEEIAKDSQHLRHLIGICEEQRQVGETALNDASSRSHQIIRLTVESRLREASGCVKSFVANLNFVDLAGSERAAQTHAIGARLKEGGHINRSLLTLTTVIRKLSSEKRSGHIPYRDSKLTRILQLSLGGNARTAIICTMSPALTHAEQSRNTLFFATCAKEVTNTAKVNMVVSDKQLVKHLQTEVARLEAELRTPDRASSSSDILARKIKQMELEMEELRKQRDSAQLALEEIQKRTGDNQPGWNPFDSPQKTRKCLTFSEPSNNKIKIRSSVRQSSTAPFMLKHEIRKLEQLQQQLEVEANRAIDVLHKEVECHKHGNQDAAETIAKLQAEIREMQSVRSENRDVEMVTDEGNGSDLKDEINRLHLQDSDIAKLEAKLENVQRSIDKLVMSLPNVETTPNSNRSKKKKRTLLPLGISNRPNLIRAPCSPHSSSTPLELEVENRAPEGDKVSHEGSEKATPTKSGDTGDLSSRDETPRYRRSSSVNMKRMQKMFQNAAEENVRSIRDYVTELKERVAKLQYQKQLLVCQVLELESNEGKANEMDEDPVENAGSQQDGPESWEILFKEQMQHIIQLWDLCHVSIIHRTQFYLLFRGDMADQIYIEVEVRRLTWLQQHFAEVGDASPAALGDDPAVSLASSMKALRNEREFLARRMGSRLTEEERDRLFIKWQVPLEAKQRKLQLVNKLWADPNDKAHIEESADIVARLVGFCEGGNISKEMFELNFALPASRKPWLMGWQPISNMIKEKTRQLVSTPLQ, encoded by the exons ATGAGTACATCGAGACCCCCAACACCAAGCACCCCTGCATCAAAGATTCAACGCACACCAATGGTTACCCCTGGTGGCAGCTCCAGAGCCCAGGAGGAGAAGATCCTTGTCACTGTGAGGGTGCGACCATTGAGCAAGAGGGAGTTGGCCATGAAGGACCAGAAGGTGGCATGGGAATGCGCTGACAGTCAGACAATCTTATACACGGGTCCGTCACAGGACCGGGCAGCACCCACCTCCTACACTTTTG ATAAGGTGTTTGGGCCAGCATGCCAGACAGACTTGGTTTATGAAGATGGAGCTAAGGATGTTGCTATGTCTGCATTGACAGGCATCAATG CCACAATCTTTGCTTATGGTCAGACAAGCAGTGGCAAAACATTCACCATGAGAGGTGTGACAGAGAGCGCTGTCCGTGACATTTACAAACACATCGAAAAC AATCCTGAAAGGGAATTTATTATCAAGATATCTGCTATGGAAATATACAATGAGAATGTGAAGGATCTTCTACGACCTGACTCTGGTCCCCTTCGCTTGTTAGATGATCCTGAG AAAGGAACCATCGTGGAGAAGTTGGATGAAGAAATCGCCAAGGATAGCCAACATCTAAGGCATCTAATAGGCATTTGTGAAG AACAAAGACAGGTTGGGGAAACTGCACTAAACGACGCAAGTTCACGTTCGCACCAAATCATTAGGCTG ACTGTGGAGAGTAGGCTCCGTGAAGCATCAGGCTGTGTTAAATCTTTTGTTGCTAACTTG AATTTTGTTGACCTTGCTGGAAGCGAGCGTGCTGCACAAACACATGCAATTGGTGCAAGATTGAAAGAAGGCGGCCATATTAATCGCAGCTTGTTGACTTTGACTACTGTCATCCGAAAGCTAAG CTCAGAGAAGAGAAGTGGCCACATACCCTACCGGGATTCAAAGCTCACCCGTATTCTGCAGCTTTCTTTGGGTGGAAATGCAAGAACAGCCATCATCTGCACCATGAGCCCAGCCCTAACACATGCAGAACAATCTAGGAATACTTTATTCTTTGCGACATGTGCCAAGGAGGTCACAAATACTGCAAAAGTTAACATG GTTGTATCCGATAAGCAACTTGTTAAGCATCTACAGACAGAAGTTGCTAGGCTAGAAGCAGAACTGAGGACCCCTGACCGTGCCTCCTCTTCCTCTGATATCCTCGCCAGAAAGATTAAGCAG ATGGAACTGGAGATGGAAGAGCTACGGAAGCAACGAGATAGCGCACAGTTAGCACTTgaagaaatacaaaaaaggacgggTGATAACCAGCCA GGGTGGAATCCCTTTGACTCACCACAAAAGACCAGAAAGTGCCTCACGTTCTCTGAGCCAAGTAATAATAAGATTAAGATAAGGAGCTCGGTTAGACAATCATCCACTGCTCCATTTATGTTAAAGCATGAAATTCGCAAGCTTGAGCAGCTACAACAACAACTTGAGGTTGAAGCGAACCGAGCAATTGATGTACTGCACAAGGAGGTTGAATGCCACAAGCATGGGAACCAAGATGCAGCAGAAACTATTGCTAAACTTCAGGCAGAAATCAGGGAGATGCAGTCTGTTAGATCTGAGAACAGAGATGTTGAGATGGTTACAGATGAAGGAAATGGGTCTGATTTGAAAGATGAAATTAATAGACTTCATCTGCAGGACAGTGACATTGCCAAACTTGAGGCAAAACTAGAAAATGTGCAGAGATCTATTGATAAATTGGTGATGTCACTTCCAAATGTTGAGACTACTCCGAACTCCAACagatcaaagaagaagaagaggacgctTCTTCCACTGGGTATAAGCAACAGACCAAATCTGATAAGAGCACCTTGCTCTCCCCATTCTTCTAGCACGCCTTTGGAGTTGGAAGTTGAAAATAGGGCTCCAGAGGGGGACAAGGTGTCCCACGAGGGTTCAGAAAAGGCTACTCCCACCAAGAGTGGAGACACTGGGGATTTATCATCACGTGATGAAACTCCACGCTACAGGCGATCCAGCTCAGTGAACATGAAAAGAATGCAGAAGATGTTCCAAAATGCCGCCGAAGAAAACGTGAGAAGTATTAGGGATTATGTCACTGAACTGAAGGAGAGAGTGGCAAAACTTCAGTACCAAAAGCAGCTACTTGTCTGCCAG GTATTGGAGTTGGAATCTAACGAAGGCAAAGCAAATGAGATGGATGAAGATCCAGTTGAAAATGCTGGATCTCAACAGGATGGTCCTGAATCATGGGAGATATTATTTAAGGAGCAGATGCAGCACATTATACAATTGTGGGATCTCTGTCATGTATCAATCATACACAGGACCCAGTTCTACCTGTTATTCAGAGGGGATATGGCTGATCAGATATACATCGAGGTTGAAGTCAGAAGATTGACATGGCTGCAGCAGCATTTCGCTGAGGTCGGTGACGCAAGCCCTGCTGCACTTGGTGATGACCCAGCAGTTTCTCTAGCCTCAAG CATGAAGGCGTTGAGGAATGAGCGAGAATTTCTTGCGAGAAGGATGGGCTCAAGGCTGACAGAAGAGGAGCGGGATCGCCTCTTCATCAAATGGCAAGTCCCCCTCGAGGCGAAGCAGCGGAAGCTGCAGCTTGTGAACAAGCTCTGGGCAGATCCCAACGACAAAGCGCACATTGAAGAGAGCGCCGACATAGTGGCCCGGCTGGTTGGCTTCTGTGAGGGTGGGAACATCAGCAAGGAGATGTTTGAGCTCAATTTTGCGCTCCCTGCAAGTAGGAAGCCATGGCTGATGGGCTGGCAGCCAATCTCAAACATGATCAAGGAGAAAACTCGCCAGTTGGTCTCGACTCCATTACAGTGA